The Penaeus monodon isolate SGIC_2016 chromosome 33, NSTDA_Pmon_1, whole genome shotgun sequence genome includes a window with the following:
- the LOC119594129 gene encoding LOW QUALITY PROTEIN: 4-hydroxyphenylpyruvate dioxygenase-like (The sequence of the model RefSeq protein was modified relative to this genomic sequence to represent the inferred CDS: deleted 1 base in 1 codon; added 30 bases not found in genome assembly), protein MTTYTDKGPKPDAGKFLHFDHLTFWVGNAKQAASYYCTRMGFEPYAYKGLETGSREVCCHVVRQNKIIFAFASALNPGNEEMGVHLVTHGDGVKDIAFSVEDLDSIMKMAKERGAKIVRDIWEEEDAGGKVRFARVQTYGDTTHTFVERGSYKGLFLPGFHSPLTGPDPLLSKLPPTRLDFIDHIVGNQPNLEMENTASWYEKHLMFHRFWSVDDTQIHTEYSALRSIVMTNWEETIKMPINEPAPGKKKSQIQEYVDYYGGAGVQHIALNTKDIISAIRDLRERGMYFLVVPKTYYQQLRERLKDSPTKIVEDLDAIEELNILVDFDDNGYLLQIFTKNMQDRPTVFLEVIQRHNHSGFGAGNFKALFEAIELDQAARGNL, encoded by the exons CCCGATGCCGGCAAATTCCTGCACTTCGACCACCTAACCTTCTGGGTCGGAAATGCCAAGCAG GCTGCCAGCTACTACTGCACGAGGATGGGCTTTGAACCCTACGCCTACAAGGGCTTGGAGACAGGGTCACGGGAAGTGTGCTGCCATGTCGTTAGACAGAACAAG ATTATATTTGCGTTTGCTTCCGCCCTCAACCCGGGGAATGAGGAAATGGGCGTTCACTTGGTCACGCACGGAGATGGAGTCAAGGACATTGCCTTTTCCGTGGAAGACCTCGATTCTATCATGAAG ATGGCGAAGGAGCGAGGGGCGAAGATTGTGCGGGACATCTGGGAGGAGGAAGACGCGGGGGGGAAGGTCCGCTTCGCCAGAGTACAGACG TACggagacaccacacacactttcgtGGAGCGTGGCAGCTACAAGGGACTCTTCCTTCCCGGCTTCCATTCCCCTCTCACCGGACCCGACCCTCTTCTGAGCAAACT ACCCCCCACACGCCTGGACTTCATCGACCACATCGTCGGCAACCAGCCCAACCTGGAGATGGAGAACACGGCCTCCTGGTACGAGAAGCACCTCATGTTCCACAGGTTCTGGTCGGTGGATGACACGCAGATCCACACCGAGTACTCCGCTCTT CGCTCCATCGTCATGACCAACTGGGAGGAAACCATCAAG ATGCCTATCAACGAGCCAGCGCCGGGAAAGAAGAAGAGTCAAATCCAGGAGTACGTTGACTACTACGGAGGCGCGGGAGTCCAGCACATCGCGCTCAACACCAAGGATATTATCTCCGCG ATCCGCGACCTGCGCGAGCGAGGCATGTACTTCCTGGTGGTGCCCAAGACGTACTACCAACAGCTTCGGGAGCGCCTCAAGGACTCGCCGACGAAGATCGTGGAAGACCTCGACGCCATCGAGGAGCTCAACATTCTGGTCGATTTCGATGACAACGGCTACCTGCTGCAGATCTTCACCAAGAACATGCAGGATCGGCCGACGGTGTTCCTGGAGGTCATCCAACGCCACAACCACAGC GGTTTTGGTGCCGGTAACTTCAAGGCTTTGTTCGAGGCCATCGAGCTGGATCAGGCGGCGCGCGGAAACCTCTAA